CCCGTTCCGTCTGACGTTGCTTCCGACGCCATTGCGCGGTCGTTGCGGATGCGCGATCGAGTTCAGGGTGCCGCGAACTTCGCCCCGACCCGTGGCAGAGGTAAGACCTACCCTATTGGAGAAATGCGATGCCTTCGGCAGGTGTAAGCAAGCGAACGAAACCGCCTGTCGCGCTTGCACACCCCCTGCGACGAACAGCGTTGTCTCCTCTCCCGTGCCGAGAAGGATACCCGATCAGCCGGCCCTGAAACAAGCCAGCCGGATCGGGGCGCACACCGCTAGGTCCGATACACTTGCCCCCCGCTCTTGCGGAACTCCTCGGACTTCTCGGCCATGCCAAGCTGGATTGCCTCGTTTTCGCTCACGCCGTGGCTGGCGGCGTAATCGCGTACATCCTGGGTGATCTTCATCGAGCAGAAATTCGGGCCGCACATGGAGCAGAAGTGGGCCGTTTTGGCGCCCTCCTGGGGGAGTGTCTCGTCGTGGAACGACCGGGCCCGTTCGGGATCAAGCGAAAGATTGAACTGGTCTTCCCAGCGGAACTCGAACCGGGCCTTGCTGAGTGCGTCATCGCGGAGCTGCGCCCCCGGGTGCCCCTTCGCCAGATCAGCGGCGTGGGCGGCGATCTTGTAGGCGATCACGCCCTGGCGAACGTCCTCCCGATCCGGCAGTCCCAGGTGCTCCTTGGGAGTCACGTAGCAGAGCATGGCGCACCCGTACCAGCCGATCATGGCCGCGCCGATGGCGCTGGTGATGTGGTCGTATCCGGGAGCGATGTCCGTGGTGAGCGGGCCGAGCGTGTAGAACGGCGCTTCGTGACAGATGGACAGCTCCTTGTCCATGTTCTCCTTGATCATGTGCATGGGGATGTGGCCGGGACCTTCGATCATCACCTGCACATCGTGCTTCCAGGCAATCTGGGTCAATTCGCCCAGCGTCTCCAGCTCGGCGAACTGTGCCGCGTCGTTGGCGTCGGCGATTGACCCCGGACGAAGGCCATCGCCCAGGGAGAACGAGATGTCATAGGTCTTCATGATCTCGCAGATGTCTTCGAAGTGCGTGTAGAGGAAGTTCTCCTTGTGGTGGGCCAGGCACCACTTGGCGAGAATCGAGCCGCCGCGCGAGACGATGCCCGTCACGCGGCGCGCGGTCAGCGGAATGTAGCGCAGCAGCACGCCGGCATGAATCGTGAAATAGTCCACGCCCTGCTCGGCCTGTTCGATGAGCGTATCGCGGAAGATCTCCCACTTGAGTTCCTCTGCCTTGCCGTCCACTTTCTCCAGCGCCTGGTAGATCGGCACCGTACCGATGGGAACGGGCGAGTTGCGCAGGATCCACTCTCGCGTGGCGTGAATGTTTTTTCCCGTGGAAAGATCCATCACCGTGTCCGTGCCCCAGTGCGTGGCCCAGATCATCTTCTCGACCTCTTCCTCGACGGTGGAAGTCACCGCAGAGTTGCCGATGTTGGCGTTAATCTTCACCAGGAAATTGCGGCCGATGATCATCGGCTCGATTTCGGGATGATTGATGTTGGCGGGAATGATCGCCCGGCCGCGGGCCACTTCATCGCGTACGAACTCTGGCGTGATCACCCGGGGGATAAATGCCCCGAAGCGCTGTCCGAGGTGCTGTTGCCTGGCCAGTTCCTCGTACCCTTCCACGCGCTGGTTTTCGCGGATGGCGATGAACTCCATCTCGGGCGTGATGATGCCCTCTCGAGCGTAGTGCATCTGGGTGACGTTGCCGCCTGATCGTGCCCGCAAGGGGCGGCGCTGCACGCCGGTCGGGAACGGCTGATCCACGCGAGCATGCCCCGCGTCTTGCCTCTGCCCGTTGTCCTTCGGCTGAATTGCACGTCCTTGGTAGGGCTCGACGTCGCCTCGCTCCAGGATCCAATCACGGCGGAGCGGAGCCAGCCCCTTCCGCACGTCGATGGAAACATCGGGGTCGGTGTACGGGCCGGAGGTGTCATATACGTAGACGGGGGGATTCTGGGCTCGGGACGCGCCGTTCGACCCGGATGCATTCGTCTGCGTCAGAGCGATCTCACGAACGGGGACGCGAACATCGGAATGGAGCTTCCCTGCAACGTAAGACTTGCGAGAAGCAACATATGCGGAGGGAGTCGTCAACGCCGCAGCGGCACCCTCGTGCTTACCTCTCTTGGACGTC
The genomic region above belongs to Phycisphaerae bacterium and contains:
- the thiC gene encoding phosphomethylpyrimidine synthase ThiC gives rise to the protein MPSPRKGVVTKSAKASKDSVLGTTGSNGTKPSKTAPKKSAKRNGTQAKRGDGNGQSKHSTSKRGKHEGAAAALTTPSAYVASRKSYVAGKLHSDVRVPVREIALTQTNASGSNGASRAQNPPVYVYDTSGPYTDPDVSIDVRKGLAPLRRDWILERGDVEPYQGRAIQPKDNGQRQDAGHARVDQPFPTGVQRRPLRARSGGNVTQMHYAREGIITPEMEFIAIRENQRVEGYEELARQQHLGQRFGAFIPRVITPEFVRDEVARGRAIIPANINHPEIEPMIIGRNFLVKINANIGNSAVTSTVEEEVEKMIWATHWGTDTVMDLSTGKNIHATREWILRNSPVPIGTVPIYQALEKVDGKAEELKWEIFRDTLIEQAEQGVDYFTIHAGVLLRYIPLTARRVTGIVSRGGSILAKWCLAHHKENFLYTHFEDICEIMKTYDISFSLGDGLRPGSIADANDAAQFAELETLGELTQIAWKHDVQVMIEGPGHIPMHMIKENMDKELSICHEAPFYTLGPLTTDIAPGYDHITSAIGAAMIGWYGCAMLCYVTPKEHLGLPDREDVRQGVIAYKIAAHAADLAKGHPGAQLRDDALSKARFEFRWEDQFNLSLDPERARSFHDETLPQEGAKTAHFCSMCGPNFCSMKITQDVRDYAASHGVSENEAIQLGMAEKSEEFRKSGGQVYRT